One Corynebacterium tuberculostearicum DNA window includes the following coding sequences:
- a CDS encoding ribonuclease domain-containing protein encodes MSKSQASKKSLPVALGGLALAVVAGYFGFDLGGDGDSSASSPSESAGGAKAGDADTCEMSSLPAEAKDTADDILAGGPYDYPDNDNARFGNYEGRLPQQDKNYYREYTVETPGSKNRGARRIITGGGSETDPDVWYYTDDHYESFCSIPDAEE; translated from the coding sequence ATGTCCAAGTCCCAAGCGTCTAAGAAATCGCTCCCAGTAGCCCTCGGCGGCCTTGCGCTTGCCGTCGTTGCAGGCTACTTCGGCTTCGACCTCGGCGGCGATGGTGATTCCTCTGCTTCTTCGCCGTCTGAATCCGCAGGAGGCGCTAAGGCTGGCGACGCCGATACCTGCGAGATGTCCTCCCTCCCCGCCGAGGCGAAGGACACCGCGGACGATATCTTGGCCGGTGGACCCTACGACTACCCGGATAATGACAACGCCCGCTTTGGCAACTACGAGGGCCGCCTGCCGCAGCAGGACAAGAATTACTACCGCGAATACACGGTAGAAACCCCGGGCAGTAAGAACCGCGGCGCCCGCCGCATTATCACCGGCGGCGGCAGCGAGACCGACCCGGACGTGTGGTACTACACCGATGACCACTATGAAAGCTTCTGTTCTATCCCGGACGCGGAGGAGTAA
- a CDS encoding immunoglobulin-like domain-containing protein, with protein MSQRRFYKAALITSISLAGSSLVAPAFASAQSLPKADIFDMALVNGAITNSASETEPLTIGAPSVEQDSVLERPVAQFDGRKDAVGFDIGDKFDQVKDGFTVECVFRYDGDFDGNEKSLCANKEAGGWAMVIYGDQLTFTVNANGGYKKAQQKMEPGQWYHAVGVFDGTKNELYVNGEKVAENTGATGEIKKPKSNSTAVMIGADSGPNNGAQFYSDVAVSEARVFSDPLSAQDVTALYEDSNLSTDKKAEITSSTPSAGDHLTSPVAFDVEVNDEALISRELTYTLDGEEIERGQEIGTGLKEGNHVIEVEGHDVFGNQISQSIDFTSGNLPGAAGTDSAPTGNGATISARAENPSGGDVETTFTEADVSVAEKGFQGTFDEIPEELDFEYQDGEDFEKSLNPSNEEAQKSASSESMPFQRFDLSLKDADKDTHDLAWSGAVDPKRAVRLMAWNTKTSAWEKLAESRGVSEDQVSLSAQVNSDFVDGDTIHTMVVGYDVFADDLNEPVNEEFADANDYDFAIAHHTDTQYLSEGAVENATAEERKKWEEGYTSATQWIADNAEKRKIAYSAHTGDLIENWRVAGSDRANAKKEFEVASKAQKNLEDAGVVNGVLPGNHDNISGEDVGAGNLYNEYFGPERYEAQQGKGNWAKEDASYHPYSEGNNDNHYDLFTTNGMDFIALHLGYDVTEEEAAWADKVLKQYPDRNAIVLTHAYLKPSNSPDGRNSDFSHDGVMVYDNVIKKNPNVALVLAGHEHGVSIVTRKDVGHTNNHVTELLADYQFYEVGSDEMGLTEIGEYDGDTGLRFGSSYLRLLQFDLKNNEMVVDTYSPLLDDHNATEYDDRQRYNGHEDEFRVPIQFKTRKTDFQTNSMVALTDTGKEIGKDTAKSGWPTSTVYKDLKAGQTYGWYATTADASSKDTNKRGIVRQFGVFTAQENTADNAAPELIVPSEKLTISQGAEADLTKGVSAKDKEDGDLTDKVKVIGSVDTSKPGTYSVTYAVTDSAGNQALASRVVKVTATDGNHNTGSSSSSESSSSSSSSNQGSSHRVLPAIFGALIGAVGATGIIAGMLNYFAPETIQKLKRAFGF; from the coding sequence GTGTCTCAACGACGTTTTTATAAGGCCGCTCTGATCACTTCCATCAGTTTGGCTGGTTCGAGCCTGGTGGCTCCCGCTTTCGCTTCCGCTCAATCCCTTCCTAAAGCAGATATCTTCGATATGGCCCTCGTCAATGGGGCTATCACCAACTCTGCCTCCGAAACCGAGCCGCTAACCATCGGCGCGCCCTCGGTGGAACAAGACAGCGTGCTCGAGCGCCCTGTTGCTCAGTTCGACGGACGTAAGGATGCTGTCGGCTTCGATATCGGAGATAAGTTTGACCAAGTCAAGGACGGATTCACAGTGGAGTGCGTCTTTCGCTATGACGGCGACTTTGACGGCAACGAAAAGAGCTTGTGCGCCAATAAGGAAGCCGGTGGCTGGGCAATGGTCATCTATGGTGACCAGCTAACCTTTACCGTCAATGCCAACGGTGGATACAAGAAGGCCCAGCAAAAGATGGAGCCGGGCCAGTGGTACCACGCGGTCGGCGTTTTTGATGGCACCAAGAATGAGCTCTACGTCAATGGCGAGAAGGTCGCCGAGAACACCGGTGCCACCGGTGAGATTAAAAAGCCAAAGAGCAACTCGACCGCAGTGATGATCGGTGCGGATTCTGGTCCAAACAATGGAGCCCAGTTCTACTCTGACGTGGCGGTTAGTGAAGCACGCGTCTTCTCCGATCCGCTCAGTGCACAAGACGTGACGGCGCTGTATGAGGATTCGAACCTGAGCACGGACAAGAAGGCGGAAATCACCAGCTCCACCCCAAGCGCCGGTGACCACCTGACCAGTCCGGTGGCCTTCGATGTCGAGGTTAATGATGAAGCTCTCATCTCTCGTGAGCTCACCTACACCCTAGACGGTGAGGAGATTGAGCGCGGGCAGGAGATCGGCACCGGCCTGAAGGAAGGCAACCACGTCATCGAGGTCGAAGGCCACGATGTCTTTGGCAATCAAATCTCGCAGTCTATCGATTTCACTTCCGGCAACCTGCCGGGCGCTGCCGGAACCGATTCCGCTCCTACTGGAAACGGCGCGACCATTTCCGCCCGCGCAGAAAACCCGAGCGGTGGGGACGTGGAGACCACCTTCACCGAAGCCGATGTCAGCGTAGCGGAAAAGGGATTCCAAGGAACCTTTGATGAAATCCCGGAAGAGTTGGATTTTGAGTACCAGGATGGCGAGGACTTTGAGAAGTCTCTGAATCCGTCTAACGAAGAAGCACAGAAATCCGCTTCTTCCGAGAGCATGCCATTCCAACGCTTTGACCTGTCTCTCAAGGACGCAGATAAGGACACCCACGACCTGGCCTGGTCCGGAGCGGTGGATCCCAAGCGCGCCGTTCGCCTCATGGCGTGGAATACCAAGACCTCTGCGTGGGAAAAGCTCGCGGAGTCTCGCGGTGTATCCGAGGATCAGGTAAGCCTGAGCGCGCAGGTCAATAGCGACTTTGTGGATGGCGATACTATCCACACCATGGTGGTGGGCTATGACGTCTTTGCCGATGATCTCAATGAACCGGTCAACGAGGAATTCGCAGATGCCAATGACTATGACTTCGCCATCGCGCACCACACCGATACGCAATACCTCTCCGAAGGCGCAGTAGAGAATGCCACTGCCGAGGAACGCAAGAAGTGGGAGGAAGGCTATACCTCCGCCACCCAGTGGATTGCTGACAACGCAGAGAAGCGCAAGATCGCTTACTCCGCACACACCGGTGACCTCATTGAGAATTGGCGTGTAGCAGGCTCTGACCGTGCCAACGCCAAGAAGGAATTCGAGGTTGCGTCCAAGGCTCAGAAGAACTTGGAAGATGCAGGAGTGGTCAATGGCGTGCTACCGGGCAACCACGACAACATCAGCGGTGAAGATGTTGGCGCGGGCAACCTGTATAACGAGTACTTCGGTCCAGAGCGCTACGAGGCACAGCAGGGCAAGGGCAATTGGGCCAAGGAAGATGCTTCGTACCACCCGTATTCTGAGGGCAATAACGATAACCACTACGACCTCTTTACCACCAACGGAATGGATTTCATTGCCCTGCACTTGGGCTATGACGTCACCGAAGAAGAGGCAGCCTGGGCCGATAAGGTGCTCAAGCAGTACCCAGACCGCAATGCCATCGTTCTCACTCACGCTTACCTCAAGCCATCCAATAGCCCTGATGGACGCAACTCCGACTTCTCTCACGATGGCGTCATGGTCTATGACAATGTGATTAAGAAGAACCCGAACGTTGCGTTGGTCCTGGCTGGCCACGAGCACGGCGTATCCATTGTTACCCGCAAGGATGTAGGCCATACCAATAACCACGTGACGGAGCTATTGGCGGATTACCAGTTCTACGAAGTCGGTTCCGATGAAATGGGCCTGACCGAGATTGGCGAGTACGACGGTGATACCGGCCTCCGCTTCGGCTCCAGCTACCTGCGCCTGCTGCAGTTTGACCTGAAGAATAACGAGATGGTGGTGGACACTTACTCGCCGCTCCTCGATGACCACAACGCCACCGAGTACGACGACCGCCAACGCTATAACGGCCATGAAGATGAATTCCGTGTGCCGATTCAGTTCAAGACTCGCAAGACCGACTTCCAGACCAATTCCATGGTGGCGCTGACCGATACCGGAAAGGAAATTGGTAAGGACACCGCTAAGTCCGGCTGGCCTACGAGCACGGTCTACAAGGACCTCAAGGCAGGACAGACCTACGGCTGGTATGCCACGACTGCCGACGCCTCCTCCAAGGACACCAACAAGCGCGGCATCGTCCGCCAGTTCGGCGTCTTCACCGCGCAGGAAAATACTGCAGATAACGCAGCTCCTGAACTTATCGTCCCCAGCGAGAAGCTCACCATCTCCCAGGGCGCAGAGGCCGATCTGACCAAGGGCGTGAGCGCCAAGGACAAAGAAGACGGTGATCTCACCGACAAGGTGAAGGTTATCGGCAGCGTGGATACCTCCAAGCCAGGCACCTATTCGGTGACCTACGCAGTCACGGACTCTGCTGGAAACCAGGCTCTTGCTTCTCGAGTCGTAAAAGTCACCGCCACCGACGGGAACCACAACACTGGCAGTAGCTCCAGCTCCGAATCCTCCTCGAGCAGCTCCAGCTCGAACCAGGGAAGCTCTCATCGCGTGCTCCCTGCCATCTTCGGTGCCCTTATTGGTGCTGTGGGCGCCACCGGAATCATCGCGGGTATGCTGAACTACTTCGCGCCGGAGACCATCCAGAAGCTGAAGCGAGCCTTCGGGTTCTAA
- a CDS encoding barstar family protein, whose translation MQRILITEHIRTRADFFNALGRTRGCEDCGPRNLDDLADFLREQRTSVIIASDMKIADAELEGVATVLEDQGVKLVR comes from the coding sequence ATGCAACGCATCCTCATTACTGAACACATCCGCACCCGCGCGGACTTCTTCAACGCGCTAGGCCGCACTCGCGGCTGCGAAGATTGTGGGCCACGCAATCTCGATGACCTGGCGGACTTCCTACGCGAGCAGCGCACCAGCGTCATCATTGCCTCCGACATGAAAATCGCGGACGCGGAGTTGGAGGGTGTTGCCACCGTTTTGGAGGATCAGGGCGTGAAGTTGGTGCGCTAG